One region of Anticarsia gemmatalis isolate Benzon Research Colony breed Stoneville strain chromosome 2, ilAntGemm2 primary, whole genome shotgun sequence genomic DNA includes:
- the Hr4 gene encoding nuclear hormone receptor 4 isoform X2, whose amino-acid sequence MTLSRGPCDLDNMSLFQDLKLKRRKVDSRCSSDGESAADTSTSSPDPGPPSPRMADAGCSTPPHPPPVFDGGGSPSPSPACHPTVIRSAPPHSVIKFEGTATSVKAESSPAGGKPDATQPSQLSSVKLEGTPEPPHPYRPRALAPPPPGSHTSLAPGPWPPAACINGVKPELIGGHFPPQPLEPKPGARGSTQWRGTPAVIMGESGGVRTMFWTLPAPTPSGEPAAGASHTPTPPTPDPATCSEESAARLLLNLGGELRRPRGPPLNMELLWAGDVSQLPAHQQLTALNLSAAAGSVAGASQVAGASPLSLPRSELRAYAPETERDEDEQPMICMICEDKATGLHYGIITCEGCKGFFKRTVQNRRVYTCVADGGCEITKAQRNRCQYCRFKKCIEQGMVLQAVREDRMPGGRNSGAVYNLYKVKYKKHKKANKAATATSRASPPEKPKDPLPPIPSHLVNGTILKTALTNPSEVVHLRARLESAVSSSRDRAVPLERALHMIRALIDCDAMEDIATVRHLPDLLHDTSEIGDKLCKIGDSIVHKMVAWTKKLPFIMEIPMEIHSKLLMEKWHEISVLTTAAYQAMHGKHAHAPPSSDHEQDFMQEVNANLRTLQNCLTSLMGRPITLEQLRLDVGLVVEKMTQITCVFRRIQLRMEEYVCLKVYILLNQEVELEGIQDRYVQVLRSYLEHAAPHHPGRLQELFARIPEIQAAANLLLESKMFYVPFVLNSAEIR is encoded by the exons ATGACACTCAGCCGCGGCCCGTGTGACCTCGACAACATGAGTCTGTTCCAAGACCTCAAACTCAAGAGGCGGAAAGTTGACTCCCGATGTAGTAGCGATG GCGAGTCGGCCGCCGATACCAGCACGTCGTCGCCGGATCCCGGCCCGCCGTCGCCGCGCATGGCCGATGCGGGGTGCAGCACGCCGCCGCACCCGCCGCCCGTGTTCGACGGCGGCGGCTCTCCGTCGCCATCGCCTGCCTGCCATCCCACCGTCATCCGCTCTGCGCCGCCCCACTCAGTTATCAAATTTGAGGGTACGGCGACTTCAGTCAAAGCGGAGAGTTCACCGGCCGGCGGCAAACCTGATGCGACACAACCCTCCCAGCTGTCCTCTGTGAAGCTAGAGGGCACTCCGGAACCACCCCACCCCTACAGACCACGCGCTCTCGCTCCGCCACCGCCAGGTTCTCATACCTCGCTGGCGCCGGGACCGTGGCCACCCGCTGCCTGTATCAACGGCGTCAAGCCGGAACTTATAGGAGGACATTTCCCACCGCAACCCCTCGAACCTAAACCAGGTGCACGAGGATCAACACAATGGCGAGGTACGCCTGCAGTCATCATGGGCGAGTCTGGTGGTGTTCGAACGATGTTTTGGACGCTACCCGCACCCACGCCTAGCGGAGAACCGGCAGCCGGCGCGTCCCATACTCCAACGCCTCCCACTCCAGACCCAGCCACGTGTAGTGAAGAGTCAGCAGCGCGATTGCTACTTAATCTAGGCGGTGAGCTAAGGCGGCCTCGAGGGCCTCCTCTCAACATGGAGTTACTGTGGGCGGGAGATGTGTCCCAGTTACCAGCGCACCAGCAGCTGACCGCGCTTAACTTGAGTGCAGCAGCAGGAAGCGTAGCTGGAGCGTCGCAGGTAGCAGGAGCTAGCCCATTGTCCTTACCCAGGTCAGAACTACGCGCTTATGCGCCAGAGACCGAACGAGATGAGGACGAACAACCCATGATCTGTATGATTTGTGAAGATAAAGCCACGGGACTGCACTATGGCATTATCACGTGTGAAGGATGTAAAGGCTTCTTTAAAAGGACTGTACAGAATAGACGCGTTTACACTTGCGTCGCTGATGGTGGCTGTGAAATAACAAAAGCGCAAAGGAATAGATGCCAATATTgccgatttaaaaaatgtattgaacaaGGAATGGTATTACAAG cGGTACGAGAGGACAGAATGCCGGGTGGAAGGAATAGTGGAGCCGtctataatttatacaaagtcaaatacaaaaaacacaAGAAAGCAAACAAGGCGGCGACGGCGACGAGTCGAGCGTCACCGCCTGAGAAGCCTAAGGACCCTTTACCGCCGATACCATCACATCTGGTCAACGGCACAATTCTTAAGACTGCACTTACGAACCCCAGCGAA GTCGTCCATCTAAGAGCGAGGCTAGAGAGCGCGGTGTCGTCATCGCGGGATCGTGCGGTACCTCTAGAAAGAGCGTTACACATGATCCGAGCGTTGATTGATTGCGATGCAATGGAAGATATTGCAACAGTGCGGCATCTGCCAGACCTCCTCCATGACACCTCAGAAATAGGTGACAAATTATGTAAAATCGGAGATTCGATCGTGCATAAAATGGTCGCATGGACGAAAAAACTACCGTTCATTATGGAAATACCAATGGAAATACATTCCAAACTTCTGATGGAGAAATGGCACGAGATCTCAGTGCTGACGACGGCGGCGTATCAGGCGATGCACGGGAAGCACGCGCACGCGCCGCCCTCGTCGGACCATGAACAAGACTTTATGCAAGAG GTAAACGCGAACCTGCGGACGCTGCAAAACTGTCTGACGTCATTAATGGGTAGACCCATCACGTTGGAACAGCTGCGGCTGGACGTGGGCCTCGTCGTCGAGAAGATGACGCAGATCACCTGCGTGTTCCGCCGCATACAGCTACGGATGGAGGAGTATGTCTGCCTTAAGGTCTACATACTGCTGAATCAAG
- the Hr4 gene encoding nuclear hormone receptor 4 isoform X5, with amino-acid sequence MADAGCSTPPHPPPVFDGGGSPSPSPACHPTVIRSAPPHSVIKFEGTATSVKAESSPAGGKPDATQPSQLSSVKLEGTPEPPHPYRPRALAPPPPGSHTSLAPGPWPPAACINGVKPELIGGHFPPQPLEPKPGARGSTQWRGTPAVIMGESGGVRTMFWTLPAPTPSGEPAAGASHTPTPPTPDPATCSEESAARLLLNLGGELRRPRGPPLNMELLWAGDVSQLPAHQQLTALNLSAAAGSVAGASQVAGASPLSLPRSELRAYAPETERDEDEQPMICMICEDKATGLHYGIITCEGCKGFFKRTVQNRRVYTCVADGGCEITKAQRNRCQYCRFKKCIEQGMVLQAVREDRMPGGRNSGAVYNLYKVKYKKHKKANKAATATSRASPPEKPKDPLPPIPSHLVNGTILKTALTNPSEVVHLRARLESAVSSSRDRAVPLERALHMIRALIDCDAMEDIATVRHLPDLLHDTSEIGDKLCKIGDSIVHKMVAWTKKLPFIMEIPMEIHSKLLMEKWHEISVLTTAAYQAMHGKHAHAPPSSDHEQDFMQEVNANLRTLQNCLTSLMGRPITLEQLRLDVGLVVEKMTQITCVFRRIQLRMEEYVCLKVYILLNQEVELEGIQDRYVQVLRSYLEHAAPHHPGRLQELFARIPEIQAAANLLLESKMFYVPFVLNSAEIR; translated from the exons ATGGCCGATGCGGGGTGCAGCACGCCGCCGCACCCGCCGCCCGTGTTCGACGGCGGCGGCTCTCCGTCGCCATCGCCTGCCTGCCATCCCACCGTCATCCGCTCTGCGCCGCCCCACTCAGTTATCAAATTTGAGGGTACGGCGACTTCAGTCAAAGCGGAGAGTTCACCGGCCGGCGGCAAACCTGATGCGACACAACCCTCCCAGCTGTCCTCTGTGAAGCTAGAGGGCACTCCGGAACCACCCCACCCCTACAGACCACGCGCTCTCGCTCCGCCACCGCCAGGTTCTCATACCTCGCTGGCGCCGGGACCGTGGCCACCCGCTGCCTGTATCAACGGCGTCAAGCCGGAACTTATAGGAGGACATTTCCCACCGCAACCCCTCGAACCTAAACCAGGTGCACGAGGATCAACACAATGGCGAGGTACGCCTGCAGTCATCATGGGCGAGTCTGGTGGTGTTCGAACGATGTTTTGGACGCTACCCGCACCCACGCCTAGCGGAGAACCGGCAGCCGGCGCGTCCCATACTCCAACGCCTCCCACTCCAGACCCAGCCACGTGTAGTGAAGAGTCAGCAGCGCGATTGCTACTTAATCTAGGCGGTGAGCTAAGGCGGCCTCGAGGGCCTCCTCTCAACATGGAGTTACTGTGGGCGGGAGATGTGTCCCAGTTACCAGCGCACCAGCAGCTGACCGCGCTTAACTTGAGTGCAGCAGCAGGAAGCGTAGCTGGAGCGTCGCAGGTAGCAGGAGCTAGCCCATTGTCCTTACCCAGGTCAGAACTACGCGCTTATGCGCCAGAGACCGAACGAGATGAGGACGAACAACCCATGATCTGTATGATTTGTGAAGATAAAGCCACGGGACTGCACTATGGCATTATCACGTGTGAAGGATGTAAAGGCTTCTTTAAAAGGACTGTACAGAATAGACGCGTTTACACTTGCGTCGCTGATGGTGGCTGTGAAATAACAAAAGCGCAAAGGAATAGATGCCAATATTgccgatttaaaaaatgtattgaacaaGGAATGGTATTACAAG cGGTACGAGAGGACAGAATGCCGGGTGGAAGGAATAGTGGAGCCGtctataatttatacaaagtcaaatacaaaaaacacaAGAAAGCAAACAAGGCGGCGACGGCGACGAGTCGAGCGTCACCGCCTGAGAAGCCTAAGGACCCTTTACCGCCGATACCATCACATCTGGTCAACGGCACAATTCTTAAGACTGCACTTACGAACCCCAGCGAA GTCGTCCATCTAAGAGCGAGGCTAGAGAGCGCGGTGTCGTCATCGCGGGATCGTGCGGTACCTCTAGAAAGAGCGTTACACATGATCCGAGCGTTGATTGATTGCGATGCAATGGAAGATATTGCAACAGTGCGGCATCTGCCAGACCTCCTCCATGACACCTCAGAAATAGGTGACAAATTATGTAAAATCGGAGATTCGATCGTGCATAAAATGGTCGCATGGACGAAAAAACTACCGTTCATTATGGAAATACCAATGGAAATACATTCCAAACTTCTGATGGAGAAATGGCACGAGATCTCAGTGCTGACGACGGCGGCGTATCAGGCGATGCACGGGAAGCACGCGCACGCGCCGCCCTCGTCGGACCATGAACAAGACTTTATGCAAGAG GTAAACGCGAACCTGCGGACGCTGCAAAACTGTCTGACGTCATTAATGGGTAGACCCATCACGTTGGAACAGCTGCGGCTGGACGTGGGCCTCGTCGTCGAGAAGATGACGCAGATCACCTGCGTGTTCCGCCGCATACAGCTACGGATGGAGGAGTATGTCTGCCTTAAGGTCTACATACTGCTGAATCAAG
- the Hr4 gene encoding nuclear hormone receptor 4 isoform X3, translating to MVFFFYRAETRGRPSLLLTVPRVLAGESAADTSTSSPDPGPPSPRMADAGCSTPPHPPPVFDGGGSPSPSPACHPTVIRSAPPHSVIKFEGTATSVKAESSPAGGKPDATQPSQLSSVKLEGTPEPPHPYRPRALAPPPPGSHTSLAPGPWPPAACINGVKPELIGGHFPPQPLEPKPGARGSTQWRGTPAVIMGESGGVRTMFWTLPAPTPSGEPAAGASHTPTPPTPDPATCSEESAARLLLNLGGELRRPRGPPLNMELLWAGDVSQLPAHQQLTALNLSAAAGSVAGASQVAGASPLSLPRSELRAYAPETERDEDEQPMICMICEDKATGLHYGIITCEGCKGFFKRTVQNRRVYTCVADGGCEITKAQRNRCQYCRFKKCIEQGMVLQAVREDRMPGGRNSGAVYNLYKVKYKKHKKANKAATATSRASPPEKPKDPLPPIPSHLVNGTILKTALTNPSEVVHLRARLESAVSSSRDRAVPLERALHMIRALIDCDAMEDIATVRHLPDLLHDTSEIGDKLCKIGDSIVHKMVAWTKKLPFIMEIPMEIHSKLLMEKWHEISVLTTAAYQAMHGKHAHAPPSSDHEQDFMQEVNANLRTLQNCLTSLMGRPITLEQLRLDVGLVVEKMTQITCVFRRIQLRMEEYVCLKVYILLNQEVELEGIQDRYVQVLRSYLEHAAPHHPGRLQELFARIPEIQAAANLLLESKMFYVPFVLNSAEIR from the exons ATGGTGTTCTTTTTCTATCGCGCGGAGACAAGAGGTCGCCCGTCGCTATTGTTGACCGTCCCGCGTGTGCTCGCAGGCGAGTCGGCCGCCGATACCAGCACGTCGTCGCCGGATCCCGGCCCGCCGTCGCCGCGCATGGCCGATGCGGGGTGCAGCACGCCGCCGCACCCGCCGCCCGTGTTCGACGGCGGCGGCTCTCCGTCGCCATCGCCTGCCTGCCATCCCACCGTCATCCGCTCTGCGCCGCCCCACTCAGTTATCAAATTTGAGGGTACGGCGACTTCAGTCAAAGCGGAGAGTTCACCGGCCGGCGGCAAACCTGATGCGACACAACCCTCCCAGCTGTCCTCTGTGAAGCTAGAGGGCACTCCGGAACCACCCCACCCCTACAGACCACGCGCTCTCGCTCCGCCACCGCCAGGTTCTCATACCTCGCTGGCGCCGGGACCGTGGCCACCCGCTGCCTGTATCAACGGCGTCAAGCCGGAACTTATAGGAGGACATTTCCCACCGCAACCCCTCGAACCTAAACCAGGTGCACGAGGATCAACACAATGGCGAGGTACGCCTGCAGTCATCATGGGCGAGTCTGGTGGTGTTCGAACGATGTTTTGGACGCTACCCGCACCCACGCCTAGCGGAGAACCGGCAGCCGGCGCGTCCCATACTCCAACGCCTCCCACTCCAGACCCAGCCACGTGTAGTGAAGAGTCAGCAGCGCGATTGCTACTTAATCTAGGCGGTGAGCTAAGGCGGCCTCGAGGGCCTCCTCTCAACATGGAGTTACTGTGGGCGGGAGATGTGTCCCAGTTACCAGCGCACCAGCAGCTGACCGCGCTTAACTTGAGTGCAGCAGCAGGAAGCGTAGCTGGAGCGTCGCAGGTAGCAGGAGCTAGCCCATTGTCCTTACCCAGGTCAGAACTACGCGCTTATGCGCCAGAGACCGAACGAGATGAGGACGAACAACCCATGATCTGTATGATTTGTGAAGATAAAGCCACGGGACTGCACTATGGCATTATCACGTGTGAAGGATGTAAAGGCTTCTTTAAAAGGACTGTACAGAATAGACGCGTTTACACTTGCGTCGCTGATGGTGGCTGTGAAATAACAAAAGCGCAAAGGAATAGATGCCAATATTgccgatttaaaaaatgtattgaacaaGGAATGGTATTACAAG cGGTACGAGAGGACAGAATGCCGGGTGGAAGGAATAGTGGAGCCGtctataatttatacaaagtcaaatacaaaaaacacaAGAAAGCAAACAAGGCGGCGACGGCGACGAGTCGAGCGTCACCGCCTGAGAAGCCTAAGGACCCTTTACCGCCGATACCATCACATCTGGTCAACGGCACAATTCTTAAGACTGCACTTACGAACCCCAGCGAA GTCGTCCATCTAAGAGCGAGGCTAGAGAGCGCGGTGTCGTCATCGCGGGATCGTGCGGTACCTCTAGAAAGAGCGTTACACATGATCCGAGCGTTGATTGATTGCGATGCAATGGAAGATATTGCAACAGTGCGGCATCTGCCAGACCTCCTCCATGACACCTCAGAAATAGGTGACAAATTATGTAAAATCGGAGATTCGATCGTGCATAAAATGGTCGCATGGACGAAAAAACTACCGTTCATTATGGAAATACCAATGGAAATACATTCCAAACTTCTGATGGAGAAATGGCACGAGATCTCAGTGCTGACGACGGCGGCGTATCAGGCGATGCACGGGAAGCACGCGCACGCGCCGCCCTCGTCGGACCATGAACAAGACTTTATGCAAGAG GTAAACGCGAACCTGCGGACGCTGCAAAACTGTCTGACGTCATTAATGGGTAGACCCATCACGTTGGAACAGCTGCGGCTGGACGTGGGCCTCGTCGTCGAGAAGATGACGCAGATCACCTGCGTGTTCCGCCGCATACAGCTACGGATGGAGGAGTATGTCTGCCTTAAGGTCTACATACTGCTGAATCAAG
- the Hr4 gene encoding nuclear hormone receptor 4 isoform X4 translates to MDLVIKSESAADTSTSSPDPGPPSPRMADAGCSTPPHPPPVFDGGGSPSPSPACHPTVIRSAPPHSVIKFEGTATSVKAESSPAGGKPDATQPSQLSSVKLEGTPEPPHPYRPRALAPPPPGSHTSLAPGPWPPAACINGVKPELIGGHFPPQPLEPKPGARGSTQWRGTPAVIMGESGGVRTMFWTLPAPTPSGEPAAGASHTPTPPTPDPATCSEESAARLLLNLGGELRRPRGPPLNMELLWAGDVSQLPAHQQLTALNLSAAAGSVAGASQVAGASPLSLPRSELRAYAPETERDEDEQPMICMICEDKATGLHYGIITCEGCKGFFKRTVQNRRVYTCVADGGCEITKAQRNRCQYCRFKKCIEQGMVLQAVREDRMPGGRNSGAVYNLYKVKYKKHKKANKAATATSRASPPEKPKDPLPPIPSHLVNGTILKTALTNPSEVVHLRARLESAVSSSRDRAVPLERALHMIRALIDCDAMEDIATVRHLPDLLHDTSEIGDKLCKIGDSIVHKMVAWTKKLPFIMEIPMEIHSKLLMEKWHEISVLTTAAYQAMHGKHAHAPPSSDHEQDFMQEVNANLRTLQNCLTSLMGRPITLEQLRLDVGLVVEKMTQITCVFRRIQLRMEEYVCLKVYILLNQEVELEGIQDRYVQVLRSYLEHAAPHHPGRLQELFARIPEIQAAANLLLESKMFYVPFVLNSAEIR, encoded by the exons ATggatttagtaataaaaa GCGAGTCGGCCGCCGATACCAGCACGTCGTCGCCGGATCCCGGCCCGCCGTCGCCGCGCATGGCCGATGCGGGGTGCAGCACGCCGCCGCACCCGCCGCCCGTGTTCGACGGCGGCGGCTCTCCGTCGCCATCGCCTGCCTGCCATCCCACCGTCATCCGCTCTGCGCCGCCCCACTCAGTTATCAAATTTGAGGGTACGGCGACTTCAGTCAAAGCGGAGAGTTCACCGGCCGGCGGCAAACCTGATGCGACACAACCCTCCCAGCTGTCCTCTGTGAAGCTAGAGGGCACTCCGGAACCACCCCACCCCTACAGACCACGCGCTCTCGCTCCGCCACCGCCAGGTTCTCATACCTCGCTGGCGCCGGGACCGTGGCCACCCGCTGCCTGTATCAACGGCGTCAAGCCGGAACTTATAGGAGGACATTTCCCACCGCAACCCCTCGAACCTAAACCAGGTGCACGAGGATCAACACAATGGCGAGGTACGCCTGCAGTCATCATGGGCGAGTCTGGTGGTGTTCGAACGATGTTTTGGACGCTACCCGCACCCACGCCTAGCGGAGAACCGGCAGCCGGCGCGTCCCATACTCCAACGCCTCCCACTCCAGACCCAGCCACGTGTAGTGAAGAGTCAGCAGCGCGATTGCTACTTAATCTAGGCGGTGAGCTAAGGCGGCCTCGAGGGCCTCCTCTCAACATGGAGTTACTGTGGGCGGGAGATGTGTCCCAGTTACCAGCGCACCAGCAGCTGACCGCGCTTAACTTGAGTGCAGCAGCAGGAAGCGTAGCTGGAGCGTCGCAGGTAGCAGGAGCTAGCCCATTGTCCTTACCCAGGTCAGAACTACGCGCTTATGCGCCAGAGACCGAACGAGATGAGGACGAACAACCCATGATCTGTATGATTTGTGAAGATAAAGCCACGGGACTGCACTATGGCATTATCACGTGTGAAGGATGTAAAGGCTTCTTTAAAAGGACTGTACAGAATAGACGCGTTTACACTTGCGTCGCTGATGGTGGCTGTGAAATAACAAAAGCGCAAAGGAATAGATGCCAATATTgccgatttaaaaaatgtattgaacaaGGAATGGTATTACAAG cGGTACGAGAGGACAGAATGCCGGGTGGAAGGAATAGTGGAGCCGtctataatttatacaaagtcaaatacaaaaaacacaAGAAAGCAAACAAGGCGGCGACGGCGACGAGTCGAGCGTCACCGCCTGAGAAGCCTAAGGACCCTTTACCGCCGATACCATCACATCTGGTCAACGGCACAATTCTTAAGACTGCACTTACGAACCCCAGCGAA GTCGTCCATCTAAGAGCGAGGCTAGAGAGCGCGGTGTCGTCATCGCGGGATCGTGCGGTACCTCTAGAAAGAGCGTTACACATGATCCGAGCGTTGATTGATTGCGATGCAATGGAAGATATTGCAACAGTGCGGCATCTGCCAGACCTCCTCCATGACACCTCAGAAATAGGTGACAAATTATGTAAAATCGGAGATTCGATCGTGCATAAAATGGTCGCATGGACGAAAAAACTACCGTTCATTATGGAAATACCAATGGAAATACATTCCAAACTTCTGATGGAGAAATGGCACGAGATCTCAGTGCTGACGACGGCGGCGTATCAGGCGATGCACGGGAAGCACGCGCACGCGCCGCCCTCGTCGGACCATGAACAAGACTTTATGCAAGAG GTAAACGCGAACCTGCGGACGCTGCAAAACTGTCTGACGTCATTAATGGGTAGACCCATCACGTTGGAACAGCTGCGGCTGGACGTGGGCCTCGTCGTCGAGAAGATGACGCAGATCACCTGCGTGTTCCGCCGCATACAGCTACGGATGGAGGAGTATGTCTGCCTTAAGGTCTACATACTGCTGAATCAAG
- the Hr4 gene encoding nuclear hormone receptor 4 isoform X1 encodes MTSTMGIMTLSRGPCDLDNMSLFQDLKLKRRKVDSRCSSDGESAADTSTSSPDPGPPSPRMADAGCSTPPHPPPVFDGGGSPSPSPACHPTVIRSAPPHSVIKFEGTATSVKAESSPAGGKPDATQPSQLSSVKLEGTPEPPHPYRPRALAPPPPGSHTSLAPGPWPPAACINGVKPELIGGHFPPQPLEPKPGARGSTQWRGTPAVIMGESGGVRTMFWTLPAPTPSGEPAAGASHTPTPPTPDPATCSEESAARLLLNLGGELRRPRGPPLNMELLWAGDVSQLPAHQQLTALNLSAAAGSVAGASQVAGASPLSLPRSELRAYAPETERDEDEQPMICMICEDKATGLHYGIITCEGCKGFFKRTVQNRRVYTCVADGGCEITKAQRNRCQYCRFKKCIEQGMVLQAVREDRMPGGRNSGAVYNLYKVKYKKHKKANKAATATSRASPPEKPKDPLPPIPSHLVNGTILKTALTNPSEVVHLRARLESAVSSSRDRAVPLERALHMIRALIDCDAMEDIATVRHLPDLLHDTSEIGDKLCKIGDSIVHKMVAWTKKLPFIMEIPMEIHSKLLMEKWHEISVLTTAAYQAMHGKHAHAPPSSDHEQDFMQEVNANLRTLQNCLTSLMGRPITLEQLRLDVGLVVEKMTQITCVFRRIQLRMEEYVCLKVYILLNQEVELEGIQDRYVQVLRSYLEHAAPHHPGRLQELFARIPEIQAAANLLLESKMFYVPFVLNSAEIR; translated from the exons ATGACCTCCACCATGG GAATAATGACACTCAGCCGCGGCCCGTGTGACCTCGACAACATGAGTCTGTTCCAAGACCTCAAACTCAAGAGGCGGAAAGTTGACTCCCGATGTAGTAGCGATG GCGAGTCGGCCGCCGATACCAGCACGTCGTCGCCGGATCCCGGCCCGCCGTCGCCGCGCATGGCCGATGCGGGGTGCAGCACGCCGCCGCACCCGCCGCCCGTGTTCGACGGCGGCGGCTCTCCGTCGCCATCGCCTGCCTGCCATCCCACCGTCATCCGCTCTGCGCCGCCCCACTCAGTTATCAAATTTGAGGGTACGGCGACTTCAGTCAAAGCGGAGAGTTCACCGGCCGGCGGCAAACCTGATGCGACACAACCCTCCCAGCTGTCCTCTGTGAAGCTAGAGGGCACTCCGGAACCACCCCACCCCTACAGACCACGCGCTCTCGCTCCGCCACCGCCAGGTTCTCATACCTCGCTGGCGCCGGGACCGTGGCCACCCGCTGCCTGTATCAACGGCGTCAAGCCGGAACTTATAGGAGGACATTTCCCACCGCAACCCCTCGAACCTAAACCAGGTGCACGAGGATCAACACAATGGCGAGGTACGCCTGCAGTCATCATGGGCGAGTCTGGTGGTGTTCGAACGATGTTTTGGACGCTACCCGCACCCACGCCTAGCGGAGAACCGGCAGCCGGCGCGTCCCATACTCCAACGCCTCCCACTCCAGACCCAGCCACGTGTAGTGAAGAGTCAGCAGCGCGATTGCTACTTAATCTAGGCGGTGAGCTAAGGCGGCCTCGAGGGCCTCCTCTCAACATGGAGTTACTGTGGGCGGGAGATGTGTCCCAGTTACCAGCGCACCAGCAGCTGACCGCGCTTAACTTGAGTGCAGCAGCAGGAAGCGTAGCTGGAGCGTCGCAGGTAGCAGGAGCTAGCCCATTGTCCTTACCCAGGTCAGAACTACGCGCTTATGCGCCAGAGACCGAACGAGATGAGGACGAACAACCCATGATCTGTATGATTTGTGAAGATAAAGCCACGGGACTGCACTATGGCATTATCACGTGTGAAGGATGTAAAGGCTTCTTTAAAAGGACTGTACAGAATAGACGCGTTTACACTTGCGTCGCTGATGGTGGCTGTGAAATAACAAAAGCGCAAAGGAATAGATGCCAATATTgccgatttaaaaaatgtattgaacaaGGAATGGTATTACAAG cGGTACGAGAGGACAGAATGCCGGGTGGAAGGAATAGTGGAGCCGtctataatttatacaaagtcaaatacaaaaaacacaAGAAAGCAAACAAGGCGGCGACGGCGACGAGTCGAGCGTCACCGCCTGAGAAGCCTAAGGACCCTTTACCGCCGATACCATCACATCTGGTCAACGGCACAATTCTTAAGACTGCACTTACGAACCCCAGCGAA GTCGTCCATCTAAGAGCGAGGCTAGAGAGCGCGGTGTCGTCATCGCGGGATCGTGCGGTACCTCTAGAAAGAGCGTTACACATGATCCGAGCGTTGATTGATTGCGATGCAATGGAAGATATTGCAACAGTGCGGCATCTGCCAGACCTCCTCCATGACACCTCAGAAATAGGTGACAAATTATGTAAAATCGGAGATTCGATCGTGCATAAAATGGTCGCATGGACGAAAAAACTACCGTTCATTATGGAAATACCAATGGAAATACATTCCAAACTTCTGATGGAGAAATGGCACGAGATCTCAGTGCTGACGACGGCGGCGTATCAGGCGATGCACGGGAAGCACGCGCACGCGCCGCCCTCGTCGGACCATGAACAAGACTTTATGCAAGAG GTAAACGCGAACCTGCGGACGCTGCAAAACTGTCTGACGTCATTAATGGGTAGACCCATCACGTTGGAACAGCTGCGGCTGGACGTGGGCCTCGTCGTCGAGAAGATGACGCAGATCACCTGCGTGTTCCGCCGCATACAGCTACGGATGGAGGAGTATGTCTGCCTTAAGGTCTACATACTGCTGAATCAAG